One uncultured Alphaproteobacteria bacterium genomic region harbors:
- a CDS encoding putative gluconate TRAP family transporter (Evidence 3 : Function proposed based on presence of conserved amino acid motif, structural feature or limited homology) codes for MHPPAPAAGGIGSGGAGDEPHQGGPGHTREERRARRPSKPTVSCRVTPNKPGDRSMIGKTVTRLAGAAVGLALMTATAAAAQYEWTFQTSETAGEPTFKYKQEWAQNVATMSGGRIKIEILPTGAVVPHNQTLDAVGSGILQGHLTDPSYFSGINPAFSMMGNLVGAWGNPLEFLEYMKVGGGEALYNKLVEPYGLHMIGAAATGLEALPSKKPIRTVADLKGLKIRAPEGMVYDIFAKAGAAPVNLPGSEVYTALEKGVIDAADYTVFATNQAQGLHKFANYPSYPGFHSLPMVDVSINKKIWDGLSPDLKAILVTATDKLAYDLVFRLKKLDLAAVAEAKKDPNIHIVDMAPEERVKFRQIAQKEWANWAKKNDLCGEFFKSVTAFMSERGMI; via the coding sequence ATGCATCCGCCTGCGCCAGCCGCAGGCGGCATCGGAAGCGGCGGTGCAGGTGATGAACCGCACCAAGGCGGACCTGGGCACACCAGGGAGGAGCGGCGCGCACGACGCCCATCAAAACCAACAGTTTCGTGCAGGGTTACCCCCAATAAACCAGGAGATCGTTCGATGATTGGCAAGACCGTGACGCGCCTCGCAGGCGCCGCCGTCGGCCTGGCGCTGATGACCGCCACCGCCGCCGCCGCGCAATACGAATGGACCTTCCAGACCTCGGAAACCGCGGGCGAGCCCACCTTCAAGTACAAGCAGGAATGGGCGCAGAACGTCGCCACGATGTCCGGCGGCCGGATCAAGATCGAGATCCTTCCGACCGGCGCGGTGGTGCCGCACAATCAGACCCTCGACGCGGTCGGCTCCGGTATCCTGCAGGGCCACCTCACCGATCCGTCGTACTTCTCCGGCATCAACCCGGCGTTCTCGATGATGGGCAACCTCGTCGGCGCGTGGGGCAACCCGCTCGAATTCCTCGAATACATGAAGGTCGGCGGCGGCGAAGCGCTCTACAACAAGCTGGTCGAGCCCTACGGCCTGCACATGATCGGCGCCGCCGCCACCGGCCTCGAGGCGCTGCCGTCGAAGAAGCCGATCCGCACCGTCGCCGATCTCAAGGGCCTGAAGATCCGCGCCCCCGAAGGCATGGTCTACGACATCTTCGCCAAGGCCGGCGCCGCGCCGGTGAACCTGCCGGGTTCGGAAGTCTACACCGCGCTCGAAAAGGGCGTGATCGACGCCGCCGACTACACCGTGTTCGCCACCAACCAGGCCCAGGGCCTGCACAAGTTCGCCAACTATCCGTCGTACCCGGGCTTCCACTCGCTGCCGATGGTCGACGTCTCGATCAACAAGAAGATCTGGGACGGCCTGTCGCCCGACCTCAAGGCGATCCTCGTCACCGCCACCGACAAGCTCGCCTACGACCTCGTGTTCCGCCTGAAGAAGCTCGACCTCGCGGCGGTCGCCGAGGCGAAGAAGGACCCGAACATCCACATCGTCGACATGGCGCCCGAGGAGCGCGTCAAGTTCCGCCAGATCGCCCAGAAGGAATGGGCCAACTGGGCGAAGAAGAACGACCTCTGCGGCGAGTTCTTCAAGTCGGTGACCGCGTTCATGTCCGAACGCGGAATGATCTGA
- a CDS encoding GntR-like protein, whose product MLRSQRQVKGRDLGAQVAERLARELFSGRTKPGSLLPKETELVESFGVSRVSVRAGLQTLVALGIVRRYAGQGTVVAEYRDWNMLDPLVTRWMVDFADPNIDFLNELFEFRESVEPFIAAIAAERATARDLAQIEEAFQGMERAVDPADGRAFDQQALDDADVAFHAAIYRATHNIIWSQLAHILRPSIQLIVRKSNASAAELYDTLKRHRALMECIRLRQPQAASEAAVQVMNRTKADLGTPGRSGAHDAHQNQQFRAGLPPINQEIVR is encoded by the coding sequence ATGCTGCGCAGCCAACGCCAGGTCAAGGGACGGGATCTCGGCGCGCAAGTCGCCGAACGCCTCGCGCGCGAGCTCTTCTCCGGCCGCACCAAGCCGGGCAGCCTGTTGCCGAAGGAGACCGAACTGGTCGAAAGCTTCGGCGTCAGCCGGGTGTCGGTACGCGCCGGGTTGCAGACCCTGGTGGCGCTCGGGATCGTCCGCCGCTATGCCGGACAGGGCACGGTGGTCGCCGAATATCGCGACTGGAACATGCTCGACCCGCTGGTGACGCGCTGGATGGTCGACTTCGCCGACCCCAACATCGATTTCCTCAACGAACTGTTCGAGTTCCGCGAGAGCGTCGAACCGTTCATCGCCGCGATCGCCGCCGAACGGGCGACCGCGCGCGACCTCGCGCAGATCGAGGAGGCGTTCCAGGGCATGGAACGGGCGGTCGACCCCGCCGACGGCCGCGCCTTCGACCAGCAGGCGCTCGACGACGCCGACGTCGCCTTCCACGCCGCGATCTATCGCGCCACCCACAACATCATCTGGTCGCAGCTCGCGCACATCCTCCGCCCGTCGATCCAGCTGATCGTGCGCAAGTCGAACGCCTCGGCGGCCGAGCTCTACGACACCCTGAAGCGCCACCGGGCGCTGATGGAATGCATCCGCCTGCGCCAGCCGCAGGCGGCATCGGAAGCGGCGGTGCAGGTGATGAACCGCACCAAGGCGGACCTGGGCACACCAGGGAGGAGCGGCGCGCACGACGCCCATCAAAACCAACAGTTTCGTGCAGGGTTACCCCCAATAAACCAGGAGATCGTTCGATGA